Part of the Vigna angularis cultivar LongXiaoDou No.4 chromosome 1, ASM1680809v1, whole genome shotgun sequence genome, TAATGGGGAGAATTAGGATCATCCAGGCAAGTATAATTACACTTAATACTCGAATTGGAGGTCTTAGAAGTTAGCCAAGAGTCCTAGAAATGGTAAGGACTGGTGTAAGTGGGTGATTCTGCAAAATTCGcattctgcagattatgcagtgTCGCTATGCGAgttgtctcgcatagcgagaccctgTAGAGGGTGCTCATTGTCTTGGTAATTCGCTGTGCGAGCTGGTGCGCTGTGTGAATTACCATAGGGTGATGCTCACTGTTTCTGGACTCGCCATGGTGAAtcctgtcgctatgcgactggtggtggtcTGGGATCACTGCCCATTTAATTCGAAGGGCGAGTGGGGCGCATAGCGAGAGCTTTGGGGGGGTTGGTCTCTGTCTGggttctcgcatagcgacctgggtgcgctatgcgagaggtttGAAGTCTGATGTATGCTGCGacttaattcgcatagcgaattaaggtgtgcgctgtgcgagatCCTCTTGTCTCGCCTTGCGAATAGGATGCGCTGTGCGACTCCTGTTGGGTCAAGTCTCTTCTTTTGATATCTTTGACTGGATCAATTGCTtggaatgcatagtatgatgtgatttatgaGGGAAGCacgtgaatgtatgagatatgttggattcactgtgataatatgatggtTTATGattattcatgtcttgggttaagtttcaaagtgacagtatggttcatggacgtaattccatgatcctcaaggagaggatacatggtggagCCCTGGTGATGTGtggaatgattgcatggtagctcagtcttgggggttttcctgacgctccaatggtctttcattctcaagtagagaggattgatccatgtggtgaggagtagcaggaggtcctagtcttggaggtttccagtatgctccagggCACGGaatggactaacctcgtgagtgtggtagggtggaacccattggcaacggctttgcaaagcagtagaggccaccacgagtgcacaacccgccatagctcggtaatcattccgGTCCGGACGAGTCAGTCTATAAAGTAAtgagtcttgtgatgtcaatgtGCCATGTTTGagtgacttttgcatgtcgtgtgtgattgaataacatgatttttatatctagctcacccttgcttgtttgtattgcttgtgtatgtttcttcttgcgatgatcatccatttggatgggagcagatagCGAGGAGGTTCCTTTGGAAACAGCTTTGGAAGTTGAGGACAATGTTGCTACCTAGTCTCCTAGGATGTTATTAGTTGATTCTGTATTCTGAAATACTAATTCCCTTTTGGCTTACATTTTAGATCTCTTTGGAGTTTAAGCTTAGATTCTGAATTTACCTTggggatgactgtaatcctatTTGCACTCAAttgctttcctatattatgcatgaggacgtctttattatatatgctttctatataattgggatgtcacatCTAGAGCCAAGTTCTTTTGAGGAAAAAAATTTTGTTGCCTCTGTCATCTACCACTGTTAGTGGTGCCATCATCTACCGCTATCGTCTACCGCTGCCACTACCGGAATTTTAGTTTCGACCAACAATCACACGGTTTTGATCGTCTTGGCCAGGCAACCACCGTGCTGTCAACAAAGGCTTCATTGGAGCTCCTATGCACTCTCGATGCCTTTTGAAGTTGTGGATCTGCTCCTTTTTCCGTCATGCGTGGTGGCAAGTATCGTCTCCTTTCAGGCAGCGATTTAGAGTGTCAAGGTTGCTCTTTTTCCTCTATCAGGTTCATCGTGCGTAGTCACACGTCCCGTCTCCTCTTAGGCAGCTATTCAGAGCATCGAGgttgctctttttcctttttcaggtgCCTTGATTGGAGAATGTAGGATTTTTAAGGTTTCTCTCTCTCATTCATCAATGACTTCTTCCGCTGCTATCTCTTCTGACCTCCCTTCTATCACCATTGTGTTTGACCCATCCATATATGGTTTTTCTCACGTGGCAAAGATggctttttttagtttatttataatcatGGTGGCTCTTCAACAATGACCTATTTATCCACTAGATGTCAACAATGCATTCCTCAACAACGATTTtcaagaagagatttacatggaaCAACCTCCCaaatttgttgctcaggggagTCTTCTGAGTTCGTACTTCGTCATCTATGTCGTTTTTCCAAACCTTAACAATTTAATGTCACTCGAGTGCAGAAACAGATATTTTCAACAAgtctttattgattatattattaacaagcttggtacatacaatttgtatgcacaaagcttgagggggagtgttagatatattatttttatcttatctttatattttatctttacctagtttgttattattccttatttttattttggactTGGccaatattttttctattacaaATAGAGTACCCTATgtatatattcaacacaaggaaGATTAATCCATACAtagtttttcattatattcaacaaatgttattttgtttctataaaAAATAACGATTTATGCATCATGTGAAAGTACAAAAACAACTATTGCATGCTGTTGTAACATGTGCAGCATGAGCTTAATGTGTCTATTTCCTTTTTCCTTTATGAAGATTGAGTTATTCCTTACAAGAATTGACTAGGTGAGATTTTCTTATTTGTTGTAATCAGACTCAATTATGACACAAATGTTTATCCTCATATTTTCAAGTCAAGCTTCTGGCAAGGAACTTACTTTTCTCTTAATCTACAAGTGCAAATATAATCCCACACAAGACACATGTGCTGTAACTGAACCTCGTCTAAGGATATAACCTGATAAATGGGGACAATATTAGAACTACATATAAGCAATGCAGGCAGaacagaaaaagataaatacCAACATCTTAGTTAAATTGACAAAGTCCACAAAATGAGTACCAACCAAGCCACTCAATTCGGCAGTGACAGAATACTGAGGAGTATTACCATCAAGCTTTTGCAATCTGTTGTcctggaaaagaaaataaaaagcaaagcGTAAGTAGGAAGAAAGGCTTCTCATGGTcttcatataaattaaacaaatactGACCAGAAGGTTatgcataaaaataataagggGGGGAATGCAAACACCTCCACTGCACAATTAATGGAAATATACAGTAAATACAAAAGAAGGTTGGAGTGTTTGCAAAAAATTGCAAGAAATGAAGTTAGTGGTTGTCAAAATTGTGGCTAAGGTCATAAAATCGCACAATCTTACGTGTTTTGGAGGCTGTCCATGCTGGGTCAGAGTGAAATCACTGATCTTGCTTGTTAGAACATAGAATCAGTAAGTTTTGCTTTCCAATACCAATTTGAATAACTTGGTTGTGTTTGGTTTCGACAATTCAGGTTGCAAAAATAAACTATACTTCTAGTTCCGTTACAGATAAAGTTCCCTACTATCTGTTTCTTCACACATAAATCTATCTCACTCTCTCCCTTGTTGATCTCTCCAGGTCTGTCTTCTGCTGTTGCATTAAAATTTTGGCCATCAGCATTCTGATCTCTCACCTGCTGTTCTGACTTATGTTGATCTGGTTTCTATATCTCAGCTCAATCTATATTCTGAGTTAACTTGTCATGCCAAAAAATGTCCTCAAGTTTTGATGCTTGGGTACATTGGAAccattttattgtgttttagtatttataattGTGTTATCATAACAATTCGTTGTGCGATGCATGAGATccttttataatgagtttttgaattttagttaaatGTTGTGATTTAGatgttatttttgttaactCCATCGTttttcatgcatatataattttGCATTTTGAATAGGATCCTACAATCCATGTGTTAGGATTCTGAAATTTACAATATTTCACCCCATCTCAGTCCTTGGTAGGATCTCAATATAAACAACATTGATTACAATTACTATAGAATAGGAAATTTTACTGACCGAAAAGTACATGGGGATAAAACATCCGGACAAgtaaattacaaaagaaaacagCTAGAACTTAAGATATTGAATCATGTAACAGGGCATGCCAACTACTTTGCATTGCTAactaagaaaaacaattaaagagACCATAAGCAGGACATCATACACATTGTCTCTCTTTCGCTGtaatagatatagatatataaagTACAGTTCATTTTCTAATAGtgatttaaaatcataaataaaacaacaattaGTAAGATACAAAGTTAACATGGAATTATGGAGAATGAGGGTTCTACTAAAGATGTCCATACCGAAAGAATTAAGGTTGCATCACATGGTGCCAATATAGAATAGTAATGTTTTCCTTCCAACCTAATATTGCTTGCTGAGTAGGAGTCACCCGTACTGTTCATAGTTACCAAGTCCAAGGAGCCATGAAACAATCTGGAATAAAACTCCAGCCCCTTGACTTCTACAATCTTATGTTCTTGGCCCACTCTCATCCTTCCATTTACAGACCTGAAATATAGGAAGAAAAAACAAGTCACCTCTAAGTCAAATCATTTGCAACAGGACAACATTTCAAACAATAACATTAACCATACCAACAGAATGTTACAATTTAATTTGAACTTTAAAGGAGGTTAGATATATGATTTGATTGTCAGAATTATGATTTGATTTCATTAAATAGGAAGGTATGATAAGATTTGATAGGGAAATATCTTACCAAAAATTTCTCATTATTAGATATTGATTCCGTTATTTATCGTTGTTGGTATATTccattttatgttaattaagaaaacatagtccttatgttaattttgttatttttacatattcatTTGTATTTGGACTTTAGTCCACATtctcattattaaaatatattatcctATGAGTATTTTCTACACCAGGGAGATTAACCCTAAAcctagttttcactatattaaaTATGGTAACTAAAGTCAGGGTACCTTGATAACcatttacacatttttttttctcgtcaTTTGTACCGTCTTCATCGTTGTTTCCGATGTCTCCGTCGTCATTTTCGTTGTTGGCACTGCCATTTCCACCGTCGAAGCCACTGTTCGGGTCAACAACCACCCCAATCAGATCGTTCGGGTGAGGCTACCATCACGCTATTGACAATCACCATAGGCATGAACTCTCATTCATAAATTGACTTCGTCAAAGAAGCTTCACCCAAGGCTTTGCTAAAAAAAGATATTGATTTCTTGCTTACGGACAACACTGCTCCCACGCCTTTCCCAAAAGCATCACATTCAATACAGATAGGTTGGCTGAAATCTGGCAGTAACAACATAAGAGTTGTGGTGATCACCCCTTTAAGTTGCTGCAGAACCAAATTACTTTCttcagacaaaaaaaaaattccccTTTTTAAGCAATTGTGTCAAAGGTCTTGCTATCATCCCATAATTGAATATAGACCTTCTATAGCAGCCTGTAAGACCTAAAAACCCACTCAAAGCCATTATGGTGTTCAAAATAGGCCATTGAAGGATGGCGAATATCGTTTGGGAATCCGTTTCCCCTCCCTTGTGAGAGATGACATGCTCCAAATATTGGATTTGTAGCTTTCCAACTTCACATTTTTCCAATTAACATAAAACCGATGTTGTTGTAGTGTCATGAAAACCTGTCTAAGCTATGCCAAATGATCCTCCTACATTTTACTATAAATCAAGATGTCATAAAAAAACTAAGATAAACCTCCGAAGATATGGTTACATTATGCTGTTCATGGCTCATTGAAATGTGGATGGAGCATTTGTAAAACCAAACGGCATGATTAAAGATTCATAATGCCCCTGATCAGTTTGAAAGGTAGTTTTCTGGATATCAGATTCATACATGCAGACTTGATGATATCCAACCCTCAAATCTACCTTTGAGAAGAATTGTGCCTTGTGTAACTCATCTTATAACTCTTCTATGATCGGAATTGGAAACCTGTCTAGAATATTTGCTTTATTCAAGGCACAATAGTCCACAAAAAATCTCCAGCTTCCATCTATGTTCTTGATTAAGATGACAAGACTGGGATAAGCATTGTTGTTGGGTCGTATGATTCTTGATTACAACATCTGTTAGGAtcctgggtttggaacctaacaagaaaacactcaaaagatagaaacagaaatgaaagaatgagtttTGCTATTATTCAACGTAAACGAATCTCTTTACAAGGACTGGGTTTGGGAGCACAACCTCCCTCTAGAGAGCCTAACCTCCCTCCTCAGGATGACAAACCCTGTTAGACTACAATCAAACAATCGACCCCCCACTACAATTGATTATTTGCTATTTATACAACCAATAACCCCGCTCTTCCTAACTGCTAAGGCAGTTAAGGCAGTTgggcatttaatgttttattccttCACTCGTAAACTCTCCATCcctaacattacaccccgctgccgaacaaccttgtcctcaaggttggaaacgGGAGGCTTGATCTCatggctcctcttcatcatcgtgTACTCATATGAATGGAACCCTCTGGCAACTGCCCTCCAACTCAGGTCTGGAGGTTTGGGTGGTGGCAATTCCTCCTCCAATGACTTCCATTCTTCTTGGATTTTATTAGCTTCCAACATTCTGGTCACCTCTTTTCCAGAATTATAAGCTTCCAACATTCTGGTCACCTCTTTTCCAGAATTATAATCCCTGAAGAAATGGTCTTCGATGTCTTTCAAAGCTTCAAAAAGTTCTCTCCCCTCTGCAGGTGCCTCACGAACGGCAAGGCCCTTCTTTTGTTCACTGGTCCACCTCTTCACAAAATCCATCCTTCTCTCCCGACCATTGATTCTTCCCTCCACCTTTCCCTCCTTAGCCTTCATTCCAATTGTAAGCCCGTTCGGCCAATTACTGAGAGATTGTTTGGactgtaagaccgttcggccaaTGACTAGGAGATCGTTTTGAGTGtaaaaccgttcggcctttgacTGTAAATGTAAGATCGTTCGGTTCCTCCTGTCCTTTCACGTTCGGATTCGGCAGTTCTTTCCGTTCGTTTCCGGACCGTTCGGTTCCTTCAGTTTTCTCGGGTTCGCAGCTTGTAGTGCTAACCCGTTCGGCTTCGTCAAGCCTCTCCCGTTGGGTCCAGCAGTCTTCTCTTGTTTGGATCCGACCGACCGCTCGGCCACTCTCGATCGACCTGGGGTATAGCGCTTGGCCTCCGACCGTTCGGTAACTCTCGATCGGCCTGGGTTATAGCGATCGGCCTTAGACCGTGTCACCTCACCGTTCGTTCGTCTCCAAGACGACTTGTCTTCTATGGCCTCGGACCGCTCGACCACTCCCGATCGGCATGGGCTGTAGCACTTGTCCTCAGACCGCTCGGCAACTTTCGATCTGCTTGGTTTATAGCAATTGGCCTCGAACCGTGTCACCTCA contains:
- the LOC128194907 gene encoding uncharacterized protein LOC128194907, with the protein product MKAKEGKVEGRINGRERRMDFVKRWTSEQKKGLAVREAPAEGRELFEALKDIEDHFFRDYNSGKEVTRMLEANKIQEEWKSLEEELPPPKPPDLSWRAVARGFHSYEYTMMKRSHEIKPPVSNLEDKVVRQRGVMLGMESLRVKE